One genomic window of Parabacteroides pacaensis includes the following:
- the trpA gene encoding tryptophan synthase subunit alpha, with protein MKTNRINSLLEDGQKNILSVYFTAGYPNLNDTMPILRALQQKGINLIEIGIPFSDPMADGPVIQKSSTTALRNGMSLHVLFEQLKTVRREITIPLILMGYLNPIMQYGFENFCRTCSEIGIDGMIIPDLPFKDYMEQYKAIADRYNLRIIMLITPETSEERIRLIDAHTNGFIYMVSSAATTGAQQCFDKTKQEYFQRINNMNLHNPRLIGFGISNKDTLEAAQANASGAIIGSKFVSLLATAPSITDAVDQLLDVLKQ; from the coding sequence ATGAAAACAAATCGAATAAATAGTCTTTTGGAAGACGGCCAAAAAAATATTCTTTCCGTTTATTTCACTGCCGGATATCCTAATTTGAATGATACCATGCCAATTTTAAGGGCTCTTCAGCAAAAAGGTATTAATCTAATAGAAATAGGTATTCCTTTTTCCGATCCTATGGCTGATGGACCGGTTATCCAGAAAAGTAGTACTACCGCTCTTCGGAATGGTATGTCTTTACATGTTCTTTTTGAACAATTGAAGACAGTTCGTAGAGAAATTACTATACCTCTTATTTTAATGGGTTATCTTAATCCTATTATGCAATATGGCTTTGAAAATTTTTGTCGTACTTGTTCGGAAATAGGAATCGATGGGATGATTATTCCTGATTTACCGTTTAAAGATTATATGGAACAATATAAAGCTATTGCTGATCGATATAATCTACGGATTATAATGTTAATTACGCCGGAAACTTCCGAGGAACGGATTCGTCTGATCGATGCTCATACGAATGGCTTTATTTATATGGTTTCTTCGGCAGCAACTACAGGTGCCCAACAATGTTTTGATAAAACAAAACAAGAATACTTTCAACGCATTAACAATATGAATTTGCATAATCCGCGCTTAATTGGATTCGGTATTTCTAATAAAGATACATTGGAAGCTGCTCAGGCAAATGCATCAGGTGCAATTATCGGTAGTAAATTTGTGTCTTTACTTGCTACTGCCCCTTCAATTACTGATGCGGTGGATCAATTGTTAGATGTTTTAAAGCAATAA
- a CDS encoding phosphoribosylanthranilate isomerase — MKIKVCGMREADNIYQVGQLPIHWMGFIFYTSSPRYVGNLSPDLLQLHLPQTIQRIGVFVNEPEENIWNYAQRYNLYGVQLHGNESPDLCLALKAKGLCIIKAFSIAEDTDLDVCRAYEGTCHYFLFDTKTPFYGGSGKQYDWSILFSYQGQTPFFLSGGIGEEDVERLHHFFHPLCKGIDLNSRFEMAPGKKDVKKLRHFLSRLSGKTSDLY, encoded by the coding sequence ATGAAAATCAAAGTTTGCGGAATGCGTGAGGCGGATAATATCTATCAAGTAGGGCAATTGCCTATACATTGGATGGGATTTATTTTTTATACCTCTTCACCACGTTATGTAGGAAATCTATCTCCGGACCTGCTTCAATTGCACTTACCTCAAACTATACAAAGAATAGGTGTTTTTGTGAATGAGCCAGAAGAAAATATTTGGAATTATGCTCAACGTTATAATTTGTATGGCGTGCAACTTCATGGGAATGAATCTCCTGACCTTTGTTTAGCATTAAAGGCAAAAGGGCTTTGTATAATAAAAGCATTCAGTATTGCCGAAGATACGGATTTAGATGTTTGTCGTGCTTATGAAGGTACCTGCCATTACTTTTTATTTGATACGAAAACACCTTTCTATGGTGGATCAGGAAAGCAATATGATTGGAGCATTCTTTTTTCTTATCAAGGACAAACTCCCTTTTTTCTTAGTGGTGGGATAGGAGAGGAGGATGTGGAACGTTTGCATCACTTTTTTCATCCCTTGTGTAAGGGAATTGATCTTAACAGTCGTTTTGAAATGGCTCCCGGAAAGAAAGATGTTAAAAAGCTTAGACATTTTTTATCTCGTCTTTCGGGCAAAACATCAGATCTTTATTGA
- the trpC gene encoding indole-3-glycerol phosphate synthase TrpC: MTILDKIIVQKRLEIARQQEAISLERLKTVESLERKTFSFKEALLSSDTGIIAEFKRKSPSKGWIHPEAQPEVIVPLYEQGGAIASSILTDGPFFGGSLGDLHRVRELVSIPLLRKDFIIDVYQIYQAKAVGADFILLIAAALSPELVREFAKFAHLLGLEVLLEIHTEEELECIGPDVDVVGINNRNLKTFVTDVNTSYSLGEKIPDEFIKISESGISSPDTVRSLRKAGFRGFLMGENFMKEKEPGLALASFINELRK; encoded by the coding sequence ATGACGATATTAGATAAAATCATTGTACAAAAGCGTCTTGAAATAGCTCGCCAACAAGAGGCTATTAGCTTAGAGCGACTTAAAACAGTGGAAAGTTTAGAACGGAAAACGTTTTCTTTCAAAGAGGCGTTACTTTCTTCCGATACGGGGATTATTGCTGAATTTAAACGGAAATCTCCTTCCAAGGGATGGATTCATCCTGAGGCACAGCCGGAAGTTATAGTGCCTTTATATGAACAAGGGGGAGCTATCGCATCTTCTATTTTGACAGATGGCCCTTTTTTTGGTGGTTCTTTAGGTGATTTGCATCGAGTAAGAGAATTGGTTTCAATTCCTCTCTTGCGCAAAGACTTTATAATAGATGTGTACCAAATTTATCAGGCAAAAGCAGTGGGTGCCGATTTTATTTTACTTATAGCTGCTGCTCTTTCTCCTGAATTAGTAAGAGAATTTGCCAAATTTGCCCATCTGTTGGGTTTAGAAGTGTTATTAGAGATCCATACAGAGGAAGAATTAGAATGTATAGGCCCGGATGTAGATGTAGTAGGTATTAATAACCGTAACTTAAAAACATTTGTAACGGACGTGAATACTTCTTATTCTTTGGGTGAAAAAATTCCCGATGAATTTATAAAAATATCCGAGAGTGGCATTTCTTCTCCCGATACGGTTCGGTCTCTTCGGAAAGCTGGATTTCGTGGATTTTTAATGGGTGAGAATTTTATGAAAGAAAAAGAGCCGGGTTTAGCATTAGCCTCTTTTATAAACGAATTAAGGAAATGA
- the trpD gene encoding anthranilate phosphoribosyltransferase has translation MKQILYRLFEHQYLNKEEAKGILLNMAKGTYNESQIAAFITVYLMRSISVDELAGFRDALLELRLPVDLSEYNPIDIVGTGGDNKNTFNISTASCFTLAGAGYKVVKHGNYGATSISGASNVMEQHGVKFTTDINKLRRSLEETNIAYLHAPLFNSALKTVAPVRKSLAVRTFFNMLGPLVNPVLPKRQLLGVYNLKLARLYFYMYQQTDVDFAVVHSLDGYDEISLTGGFKVINRSGENLYTPEELGFVRCHETDLDGGSSVEEAARIFDAVMCNEATDAQKNCVIANSAFAIQAMKNALSIEECISIARESIESGKAKKALKKFVELNS, from the coding sequence ATGAAACAAATATTATATAGATTATTCGAACATCAGTATTTGAATAAAGAGGAAGCTAAAGGCATTCTCTTAAATATGGCAAAGGGAACCTATAATGAATCACAGATTGCTGCCTTTATTACTGTTTATTTGATGAGAAGTATTTCTGTAGACGAATTGGCGGGTTTTCGGGATGCCTTGTTAGAGCTTCGTTTGCCGGTTGACCTTTCAGAGTACAATCCTATTGATATTGTAGGGACAGGAGGAGATAACAAGAATACGTTTAATATATCGACTGCTTCTTGTTTTACTTTAGCCGGCGCAGGATATAAAGTGGTAAAACATGGGAACTATGGAGCTACTTCTATTAGTGGTGCATCGAACGTAATGGAACAGCATGGGGTAAAGTTTACTACAGATATAAATAAGTTACGTCGATCGTTAGAGGAGACAAATATCGCTTATTTACATGCTCCATTGTTTAATTCGGCTCTTAAAACTGTAGCTCCGGTTCGTAAATCTTTAGCTGTGCGTACATTTTTTAATATGTTAGGACCGTTAGTAAATCCGGTATTACCTAAACGGCAGTTATTAGGAGTGTACAATTTAAAACTCGCACGATTGTATTTTTATATGTATCAGCAAACAGATGTGGATTTTGCGGTAGTTCATAGTTTAGATGGTTACGATGAAATTTCGCTTACCGGCGGATTTAAAGTAATAAACCGGTCGGGAGAAAACCTTTATACTCCGGAGGAACTAGGTTTTGTCCGTTGTCATGAGACTGATTTGGATGGCGGAAGTAGCGTGGAGGAAGCCGCTCGAATTTTTGATGCGGTGATGTGTAATGAAGCGACAGATGCTCAAAAAAATTGTGTGATTGCTAATTCCGCATTTGCTATCCAAGCAATGAAAAATGCATTATCCATAGAAGAGTGTATTTCTATAGCACGGGAATCTATTGAAAGCGGAAAGGCGAAAAAGGCTTTGAAAAAGTTTGTAGAGCTTAATTCGTGA